Genomic DNA from Halobaculum sp. CBA1158:
GACGCAGGCCCGCCTCGCCGACGCGACGCCCGTCGAGGTGCCGATGCCCGCGCCCGAGTACGACCTCGACGCCGACACCCTGATCGCCGAGATGGGCGAGGACACGTCCCTCGTGGTCCTCTGTTCGCCCTCCAACCCCACCGGTCGCGTCGCCGACCCCGACGAGGTGCGGGCGGTGGTCGACGCCGCCGCCGAGCGCGACGCCTACGTCATCGCCGACGAGGTGTACGCGAAGCTCACTTACGACCGCGACCCGACCGGGATCGCGGCGCTGACGGGGCATCCCGACCACGTGCTCACGGTCGGCTCCTGCTCGAAGACGTACGCGATGACCGGCTGGCGCGTCGGCTGGCTCGCGGGCGACCCCGCGGTCGTCGACGAGGCGACGAAGGTCAGAGAGTCGACGACCGCCTGCACCGGCAGCGTCGCCCAGCACGCCGCCATCGCCGCGCTCACCGGGCCGCAGGAGCCGGTCGAGGCGATGTACGACGCCTTCCGCGAGCGACGCGACTACGTCGCCGACCGGCTGGCCGACATGTCGGGCGTGACCGCGCCCGAACCGGAGGGAGCCTTCTACGCCTTCCTGAACCCCGACACCGACGAGGCGAGCCTCCCGCTGGCGAAGCGCCTGTGCGAGGACGCCGGCGTCGTGCTGGCCCCGGGCGACGGCTTCGGCGAGGCCGGCCGCGGGCAACTCCGGCTCTCCTTTGCCAACTCGATGGAGCGACTGGAGGAGGGGCTCGATCGGATCGAGGCGGCGCTGTAACGGAGGGTCACTTCGGAGGAATCACTCGGGACGGTATGGGTTCGTGAGAGAGTCCAGTCGATACACGTCGTCGATCCCGTCGAAGTCGTCGTCGAAGGCGTACAGGTAGCCGAGGCCGCCCGTCCGCATGTGCGCGACGACCGCCGCGTCGACGAACGAGAGTCGCGGATGCCGCCGGAAGATCGACTTCGCCGAGGCGTGGACCTGGCCGGTGATCGACTCGATGTGAAAGTTCGCGTTCTCCTCCAGCCGGTCGAGGAAGTCGACCGCCGGATCGTGTCCCGCGTGGGTCGTGAGGCCGTTGAGCGTTTCCGCGAGGACGTACTCCACCACCACTCCGTCAGGGAGGTCTCCGGAGTCGATCCCTCGGAGGATGGCCACCGCCTCGTCGTGTGCGGCGTCTCGACGGTAGGCCGCCGCAAAGAGGACGGACGTGTCGAGTAGTGCTCGCGGCACTACTCGACTCCCCAGCCGTCGTGGTCGGCCGCCGCGTCGGTGTCCGTGGTTCCCTCGTAGCCGTCGAAGTCGGCGAACGTTCCCTCCCGCTGCTGGACGACCTCGACGCGGAGCGTACCGTCGCCGTGGATCTCCCAGCGGAGGTGGTCCCCGTCATCGATGTCCAGTTCCCGCCGAATCCGTGCCGGGATGTTCGCCTGGTTCCCCGAGACGGTACTCTCGGCGGCGGTATCGCTCATAGACGACGGTACGTCGGGATCACTCAAAAGGTTAGTGTGGTTTTACACTACACATCTAGTTCCCCCAGACCACCCCGTCTGGGCGACTAACGCATCAGCTCCCCGCCGTTCACGTTCAGCGTCTCCCCGGTGACGAACCGCGCGTCCCGGAGGTACGCGACGGCGTCGGCGATGTCCGCGGGCTCGCCGTAGTAGCCCATCGGGATCT
This window encodes:
- a CDS encoding pyridoxal phosphate-dependent aminotransferase, translating into MQPTARVRECDRSRIRVMFDLAQELEREGRDLVRLEVGEPDFDTPDHVVDAAADAARDGHTHYTSNAGLPELRAAVSDTLEREYDVRHAADEILTTTGGMEALHLATLATAEPGSEVLLPSPSWPNYWTQARLADATPVEVPMPAPEYDLDADTLIAEMGEDTSLVVLCSPSNPTGRVADPDEVRAVVDAAAERDAYVIADEVYAKLTYDRDPTGIAALTGHPDHVLTVGSCSKTYAMTGWRVGWLAGDPAVVDEATKVRESTTACTGSVAQHAAIAALTGPQEPVEAMYDAFRERRDYVADRLADMSGVTAPEPEGAFYAFLNPDTDEASLPLAKRLCEDAGVVLAPGDGFGEAGRGQLRLSFANSMERLEEGLDRIEAAL
- a CDS encoding PIN domain-containing protein, whose product is MPRALLDTSVLFAAAYRRDAAHDEAVAILRGIDSGDLPDGVVVEYVLAETLNGLTTHAGHDPAVDFLDRLEENANFHIESITGQVHASAKSIFRRHPRLSFVDAAVVAHMRTGGLGYLYAFDDDFDGIDDVYRLDSLTNPYRPE
- a CDS encoding AbrB/MazE/SpoVT family DNA-binding domain-containing protein, encoding MSDTAAESTVSGNQANIPARIRRELDIDDGDHLRWEIHGDGTLRVEVVQQREGTFADFDGYEGTTDTDAAADHDGWGVE